From Methanomassiliicoccales archaeon LGM-RCC1, one genomic window encodes:
- a CDS encoding MBL fold metallo-hydrolase encodes MAFRITFLGTGGGRHTTMYQVRSTGGMLIEHDGKMLNVDPGPGALVQMQRIHYDVCNTSSMIISHCHPDHYSDAECVAEGMSHGGWKKRGHIYGSPTVIEGEAGLGPCVSPYHLRIVEGYKVFRPGDVLDVDGMRVDIKKAVHSDPTNVGFVFHTDHGDVSYVSDTEFSVEIAQQYIGTRVLILPVTTPMGNRIKWHLCTDDAIKFIEIVKPELAIFIHLGVVIIRRGPENEAKMTEDATGIRTVAARDLMILDVGEELNLSDAETFDDHWIPSSSV; translated from the coding sequence ATGGCATTCCGCATCACTTTCTTGGGAACCGGCGGTGGTAGGCACACCACCATGTATCAGGTCAGGTCCACCGGCGGAATGCTCATCGAGCATGATGGGAAGATGCTCAACGTCGACCCTGGACCGGGTGCGCTGGTCCAGATGCAGAGGATCCACTATGACGTCTGCAACACATCGTCGATGATCATCTCCCACTGCCACCCCGATCACTATTCGGATGCCGAATGCGTGGCCGAGGGGATGTCTCACGGCGGATGGAAGAAGAGGGGGCACATCTACGGGTCGCCCACTGTGATAGAGGGCGAAGCTGGGCTGGGGCCTTGCGTGTCGCCCTACCACCTGAGGATCGTGGAAGGTTACAAGGTGTTCAGGCCCGGCGATGTCCTGGATGTCGACGGAATGCGTGTGGACATTAAGAAGGCGGTCCACAGCGACCCCACCAACGTGGGATTCGTCTTCCACACCGATCACGGTGACGTGTCATACGTCAGCGATACGGAGTTCTCGGTGGAGATCGCTCAGCAGTACATCGGGACCAGGGTGCTCATCCTCCCGGTGACGACGCCCATGGGTAACCGCATAAAATGGCATCTCTGCACCGACGATGCGATCAAGTTCATAGAAATCGTGAAACCGGAGCTTGCAATATTCATCCACCTTGGAGTGGTCATCATCAGGAGAGGTCCGGAGAACGAAGCGAAGATGACAGAAGACGCCACAGGAATCCGTACCGTAGCGGCCCGTGACCTGATGATACTGGATGTCGGTGAGGAACTGAACCTATCGGATGCAGAGACCTTCGATGATCACTGGATTCCGTCCAGCTCGGTCTGA
- a CDS encoding phosphatase PAP2 family protein, translating to MWTGIELLYHLQELRMEYPILGDLFQAMSSRIVYLVLPIMIVAAFYWTIDKKQGEILGLSCIPAMVFSMLSKYGIGQPRPWEIDPRIEHVSGVHANGPSLPSGHTAMTVSSFIPAAIFGRNVWFACSMIVLTSLVMFSRLILCVHTPLDIIAGLAVGALSAVTAWKAVDWAYGNDRRHLFIDLVYVALFTILFATALFVWNVETTKVLEYMGFIYGMILGKVLERRYVSYKVPDISLKNKAKIYVAGMLADALILLIPLSLIPGYGTAIGGFAMMLWLFYLYPKIIMSNGL from the coding sequence ATGTGGACGGGCATCGAGCTGCTGTACCATCTGCAGGAGCTCAGGATGGAATATCCGATTCTGGGGGACCTTTTCCAAGCAATGTCCTCCAGGATCGTCTATCTGGTGCTGCCGATAATGATAGTCGCTGCGTTCTACTGGACCATCGACAAGAAGCAGGGGGAAATCCTAGGTCTGTCCTGCATTCCGGCGATGGTCTTCTCGATGCTGTCTAAGTACGGGATAGGGCAGCCGAGACCCTGGGAGATCGATCCGCGCATAGAACACGTATCGGGAGTCCATGCCAACGGGCCGTCGCTACCCAGCGGTCATACAGCCATGACCGTATCATCATTCATACCGGCGGCCATTTTTGGCAGGAACGTGTGGTTCGCGTGCTCAATGATCGTGCTGACATCTCTGGTGATGTTCTCCAGATTGATCCTCTGTGTCCATACGCCGTTGGACATCATCGCAGGATTAGCCGTCGGAGCATTATCGGCGGTCACAGCCTGGAAGGCGGTGGATTGGGCATATGGGAACGATCGCAGACATCTTTTCATTGATTTGGTGTACGTTGCGTTATTCACCATCTTATTCGCGACGGCTCTGTTCGTTTGGAATGTGGAAACGACGAAGGTATTGGAATACATGGGATTCATTTACGGCATGATCCTGGGGAAGGTACTGGAGCGCAGATATGTAAGCTACAAAGTGCCCGATATTTCCCTGAAGAATAAGGCTAAGATCTATGTAGCAGGGATGCTAGCCGACGCTCTGATTCTCCTGATCCCCCTGAGCCTGATACCGGGATACGGGACGGCGATAGGCGGTTTCGCCATGATGCTGTGGCTGTTCTATCTCTACCCCAAGATCATCATGAGTAATGGATTATGA
- a CDS encoding cation:proton antiporter: MDEIILLTSLATFLLLAAVCSIIFNKIKLPPLIGYLMAGIILSNLWSITEIGEEVVEILSNMGLIILMFCLGLEINMKKIRKQGLFAMEVALVQLPVTMLLGIVIGSFVLGLTSLQSMVIGAIMSGSSTAVVLAVMSTHNLLDSDHKATLILVLIMEDIGQVILLSVLTPMMAGSSMDPGGLAAMIVSIVVFMLVSIFAGLRLMPRVINWLSDNVSSEVLTIFAVGMAFGMALLANFAGLSVAIGAFLMGMMIASSRKSREITHDIEPMKNIFMAMFFISVGMEIQIETLIDNIGMIVVIYGMFATLIISTVFLGYWMGNENPRTGFISAISLAVMGEFAFIIAKQALDYNVIDVSFYTSVVGAALLSMVILPIIAKKSGIIWDGLSKRCPTPLRKALLSVDYVKTSAYARVNRSSKKTKKEFQTTLRNIYIYIVAVVVIEIAFIMLSTFFEEWGMKYFGGGAYLWSMIVLVLNLIVIYVPIIRIINNIKTISVLTNGGHIRKSSRTQADTFMEWFMRSNTPITGLIVSITIIIIIPNDLGIWEHIVVLIVALAVLLLYNRKAIKYRSNMGSYTMGVDEYEIVDTDMFLKMLNEKVREQELLNEEKYSVSIDTGDMREE; the protein is encoded by the coding sequence ATGGACGAGATTATACTTTTGACCAGCTTGGCAACTTTCTTGCTGTTGGCCGCAGTCTGTTCCATCATCTTCAACAAAATCAAGCTCCCTCCCCTCATAGGATACCTGATGGCGGGTATCATCCTGTCAAACCTCTGGTCCATCACCGAAATCGGAGAAGAGGTCGTCGAGATCCTGTCCAACATGGGATTGATCATCCTGATGTTCTGCCTAGGTTTGGAAATCAACATGAAGAAGATCCGTAAGCAGGGTCTGTTCGCTATGGAGGTGGCGCTGGTCCAGCTTCCGGTCACTATGCTTTTGGGCATCGTCATTGGTAGCTTCGTGCTCGGACTCACATCCCTCCAGAGCATGGTCATAGGTGCGATAATGTCTGGCTCCAGCACCGCTGTGGTGCTGGCCGTTATGTCCACGCATAACCTCCTCGACAGCGACCACAAGGCCACTCTCATCCTTGTCCTTATCATGGAGGATATCGGACAGGTCATACTGCTGTCCGTGCTCACGCCTATGATGGCCGGTTCTAGCATGGACCCGGGAGGATTGGCTGCGATGATCGTAAGCATCGTCGTGTTCATGCTCGTCAGTATCTTCGCTGGACTGAGGCTCATGCCCCGTGTCATCAACTGGCTTTCGGATAACGTATCATCGGAGGTACTGACCATCTTCGCCGTCGGAATGGCGTTCGGTATGGCGCTGCTTGCGAACTTCGCAGGACTGTCCGTCGCTATCGGAGCGTTCCTCATGGGAATGATGATCGCATCCAGCAGGAAGAGCAGAGAGATCACTCACGATATCGAGCCCATGAAGAACATATTCATGGCCATGTTCTTCATCTCCGTCGGAATGGAGATCCAAATAGAGACGCTGATAGACAACATAGGCATGATCGTGGTGATCTACGGAATGTTCGCCACCCTTATCATCTCCACCGTGTTCCTCGGATATTGGATGGGCAACGAGAACCCCCGTACCGGTTTCATATCGGCGATCAGCCTCGCCGTCATGGGAGAATTCGCATTCATCATCGCCAAGCAGGCACTTGACTACAACGTGATCGATGTTTCCTTCTATACATCGGTCGTCGGAGCCGCTCTACTGTCCATGGTGATCCTTCCGATAATAGCGAAGAAGTCCGGGATCATATGGGACGGCCTTTCCAAGAGGTGTCCTACGCCTTTACGTAAGGCACTGCTTTCCGTTGATTACGTGAAGACCTCAGCATACGCCAGGGTCAACAGGTCCTCCAAGAAGACCAAGAAGGAATTCCAGACCACGTTGAGGAACATCTACATCTACATCGTAGCAGTGGTCGTCATAGAGATAGCGTTCATCATGCTGTCAACATTCTTCGAGGAATGGGGAATGAAATACTTCGGCGGCGGGGCATATCTATGGAGTATGATCGTCCTCGTTCTGAACCTCATCGTGATCTATGTTCCCATCATCAGGATCATCAACAACATCAAGACCATCAGCGTCCTCACCAACGGAGGACACATCCGTAAGTCCTCCAGGACTCAGGCGGACACGTTCATGGAATGGTTCATGAGGTCCAACACGCCCATCACTGGACTGATCGTCTCGATCACCATCATAATCATCATCCCCAACGATCTTGGCATCTGGGAGCACATCGTGGTCCTGATCGTCGCATTGGCGGTGCTGTTGCTTTACAACAGGAAGGCCATCAAATACAGGTCCAATATGGGATCATACACCATGGGTGTCGACGAATACGAGATCGTCGATACGGATATGTTCCTGAAGATGCTCAACGAGAAGGTCCGCGAGCAGGAATTGCTGAACGAAGAGAAGTATTCCGTATCGATAGATACCGGGGATATGAGAGAAGAATGA
- a CDS encoding DUF853 family protein, producing the protein MYSDNKIWIASSDKRVYLYPEMANRHGLITGASGTGKTVTLRVLAESFSDAGVPVFFADMKGDVGGICRAGEDTEKMRKRVDRFGIDDWSFKAFPTRFWDVYGDTGHPVRTTMSSMGATLLARLMNLSDIQADVLTVVFRICRDEGWDVIDTKDLRAVLQYVNENKDDYIAEYGNMSTQSLAAVQRSLRSLEDEGGDFFFGEPALDIEDWMQTDKDGKGIINVLNSEKLSRSPKLYATFMMWLMQELFERLPEAGDLDKPKLVFFFDEAHMLFSDAPKSLVQKIEQMVKLIRSKGVGIYFVSQSPSDIPDSVLAQLSNRIQHALRAYTPAEQKAVKAAAGAFRANKAFKTEEAIMELGVGEALVSCLDENGTPSIVERAFILPPQSSLKALDSEGYDKMIRTSPLDKKYRNTVDRHSAYEAIQKLNEKSKKEEAKQQEKAAKATASKTSTAKKTTKSAAQKTAERAVNNMARSARRTIGNSLVKSLFGKK; encoded by the coding sequence ATGTACTCGGACAACAAGATCTGGATCGCAAGCAGTGACAAGAGGGTTTACCTTTATCCCGAGATGGCCAACAGGCACGGTCTGATAACCGGGGCCAGCGGTACAGGGAAGACTGTCACCCTGAGGGTTCTGGCCGAGTCGTTCAGCGATGCAGGCGTTCCCGTATTCTTTGCGGATATGAAGGGAGATGTTGGTGGGATCTGCCGCGCCGGCGAGGACACGGAGAAGATGCGTAAGCGCGTCGATAGATTCGGCATCGACGACTGGAGCTTCAAGGCATTCCCCACAAGGTTCTGGGATGTCTATGGGGACACCGGTCACCCCGTCAGGACCACCATGTCATCTATGGGTGCGACATTGCTGGCGAGACTGATGAATCTCTCCGATATCCAAGCAGATGTGCTCACAGTCGTGTTCAGGATCTGCAGGGACGAGGGATGGGACGTCATCGACACCAAGGATCTGAGGGCCGTACTCCAGTACGTGAACGAGAACAAGGACGATTACATAGCCGAGTACGGTAACATGTCCACTCAGAGTCTCGCTGCGGTCCAGAGGTCCCTGCGCTCACTCGAGGATGAGGGAGGCGACTTCTTCTTCGGAGAACCCGCACTGGACATCGAGGACTGGATGCAGACGGACAAGGACGGCAAGGGAATCATCAACGTCCTGAACTCCGAGAAGCTCTCCAGGAGCCCCAAGCTCTATGCGACGTTCATGATGTGGCTGATGCAGGAACTTTTCGAGAGGCTTCCCGAAGCAGGGGACCTGGACAAGCCTAAGCTGGTGTTCTTCTTCGACGAGGCTCACATGCTGTTCTCCGACGCGCCCAAGTCCTTGGTGCAGAAGATCGAGCAGATGGTCAAGCTCATCAGGTCCAAAGGCGTGGGCATATACTTCGTATCTCAGAGCCCATCGGACATACCTGATTCCGTCCTCGCTCAGCTCAGCAACCGCATACAGCATGCCCTGCGCGCATACACCCCGGCCGAGCAGAAGGCCGTGAAGGCAGCTGCTGGAGCGTTCCGTGCGAACAAGGCGTTCAAGACAGAGGAAGCGATAATGGAGCTTGGAGTGGGCGAGGCGTTGGTCTCATGCCTGGACGAGAACGGTACGCCGTCCATCGTCGAGAGGGCATTCATCCTTCCGCCTCAGAGTTCTCTGAAGGCTCTCGACAGCGAGGGCTACGACAAGATGATCCGCACATCTCCGTTGGACAAGAAATATAGGAACACCGTGGACCGTCATTCCGCCTATGAGGCGATACAGAAGCTCAACGAGAAATCCAAGAAGGAGGAGGCAAAGCAGCAGGAGAAGGCAGCCAAGGCGACTGCTTCGAAGACCTCTACCGCTAAGAAGACCACCAAGAGCGCCGCACAGAAGACAGCCGAGAGGGCAGTGAACAATATGGCGAGGTCCGCGAGAAGAACAATAGGCAACAGCCTGGTCAAGAGTCTGTTCGGCAAGAAGTGA
- a CDS encoding energy-coupling factor ABC transporter permease — translation MHIMEGFLDPIWCAVWFIIAIPFVALGAKKVIELVREHPEQKMTVALAGAFIFLLSSLKLPSVTGSSSHPTGTGFSAALYGVSVTAFLATIVLIFQALLLAHGGLTTLGANICSMGIIGPFFGVLIWKAMMKGGVSMPISLGITALIADWMTYVVTAFQMTLNHGQSIEAFVNFLSNYALTQIPLSVVECILFYMFGIYLMRNKPEIFDIAGEIAAKAAAKEA, via the coding sequence ATGCACATAATGGAAGGTTTCCTTGACCCGATCTGGTGCGCAGTGTGGTTTATCATTGCGATCCCCTTCGTCGCTCTTGGAGCCAAGAAAGTCATCGAGCTCGTTCGCGAGCACCCCGAGCAGAAGATGACAGTTGCCCTCGCCGGCGCTTTCATCTTCCTGCTCTCGTCGCTGAAGCTCCCTTCCGTAACAGGATCGAGCTCACACCCTACAGGAACAGGATTCTCCGCAGCACTCTATGGAGTCTCGGTCACTGCATTCCTCGCAACTATCGTTCTGATCTTCCAGGCACTGCTTCTGGCGCACGGAGGACTCACAACACTCGGAGCCAACATCTGCTCCATGGGTATCATCGGACCTTTCTTCGGTGTACTCATTTGGAAAGCAATGATGAAGGGCGGAGTTAGCATGCCTATCAGCCTTGGTATCACAGCGCTCATCGCAGACTGGATGACATATGTCGTCACAGCCTTCCAGATGACACTCAACCACGGGCAGTCTATTGAGGCATTCGTCAACTTCCTGTCCAACTACGCTCTCACTCAGATCCCCTTGTCGGTCGTCGAGTGCATTCTGTTCTACATGTTCGGTATCTACCTCATGAGGAACAAGCCCGAGATCTTCGACATCGCTGGTGAGATCGCCGCAAAGGCAGCAGCAAAGGAGGCCTGA
- a CDS encoding cobalt transport protein CbiN has product MAESKTVYIAGFAIIALLVIAVLAYGASQDWEFGGADDGAEGIVEEVDPGYESWWNGIFGDYELPGETESMLFALQAAIGAIIIGYFIGAYTRKE; this is encoded by the coding sequence ATGGCAGAGTCTAAGACAGTCTACATTGCAGGTTTCGCAATCATCGCACTCCTGGTCATCGCAGTTCTCGCTTACGGAGCATCACAGGACTGGGAGTTCGGTGGAGCAGACGATGGTGCAGAGGGAATCGTCGAAGAGGTCGACCCCGGCTATGAGTCCTGGTGGAACGGAATCTTCGGAGACTACGAGCTTCCCGGTGAGACCGAGAGTATGCTCTTTGCCCTCCAGGCCGCGATCGGAGCTATCATCATCGGATACTTCATCGGTGCCTACACCAGGAAAGAATGA
- a CDS encoding 4Fe-4S binding protein, with product MEIIPRMSVRLLKHIFGWRYKLASYTRRYKTFDKVISKTLFDGDDMIVLPKDNVVRKTVNANIEIEDAGESTVLPSDVVKSLIRRANDVFIMNFCLCRRSSKCEDYPVDRGCIFLGKGVHKIPSDFGHLATHEEAVAYIDECGKEGLVHIVGRNKLDSIWLSTGDKKDLMTICNCCPCCCLWNVTRDISDTIGRTFRRMEGVTVDLDTSKCIGCGSCEEICFTKAVKIVEGKFTIDQGLCRGCGRCAEECPTDAIAIGYEEGAIDGIVDRIGSLVRLSENDPSAH from the coding sequence ATGGAGATCATTCCCCGCATGTCGGTCAGGCTGCTCAAGCACATCTTCGGGTGGAGGTACAAGCTGGCTTCGTATACCCGCAGGTACAAGACCTTTGACAAGGTGATATCGAAGACCTTGTTCGATGGCGATGACATGATAGTCCTGCCGAAGGACAACGTCGTCAGGAAGACCGTGAATGCGAATATCGAGATCGAGGATGCGGGGGAATCCACAGTGCTCCCGAGCGATGTGGTCAAGTCCCTGATCAGGCGTGCTAACGATGTCTTCATCATGAACTTCTGTCTTTGCCGTAGGTCCAGTAAGTGTGAGGATTACCCCGTGGACCGCGGATGTATCTTCCTAGGGAAAGGAGTGCATAAGATCCCTTCCGATTTCGGTCATCTCGCCACTCACGAGGAGGCAGTGGCCTACATCGACGAGTGCGGCAAAGAGGGATTGGTCCATATCGTTGGCAGGAACAAGCTGGACAGCATATGGCTGAGCACGGGTGACAAGAAGGACCTGATGACCATCTGCAACTGCTGTCCCTGCTGCTGCCTTTGGAATGTGACCAGAGATATCTCTGATACCATAGGCAGGACATTCAGGCGCATGGAAGGGGTCACGGTGGATCTCGACACCTCCAAATGCATAGGCTGCGGATCATGTGAAGAGATTTGCTTTACCAAGGCAGTTAAGATTGTCGAGGGTAAATTCACAATAGATCAAGGACTCTGCAGGGGATGCGGCAGGTGTGCGGAGGAGTGCCCTACGGACGCTATCGCAATCGGATACGAGGAAGGAGCGATCGACGGCATAGTGGACAGGATCGGATCCCTGGTGAGGTTATCCGAGAACGATCCCTCGGCCCATTGA
- a CDS encoding amidohydrolase family protein, which translates to MITAIRNAWIVTQNASRDIIRGDVVIDGEKIVSVGPEYKGTAEREIDATGDIVMPGMINTHTHVAMSVMKGVVDDLTFPDFLDKVFKIDSDRTDYDLDIGTKVGCMEMIRSGTTTFMDLYYSEDVIAKATQQAGIRGVLCWCCLDEDKTTQKGNPVQNCKNFYSKFKGERKIVPGVGLQGVYVCNEETCVSAAQFADEVNAPLNFHLSETRGEVADHKKKTGMRPAEWLSEIGALTPHMVAAHSAWLTKREVMLMGKVGMSISSCPVSNMKLATGGVAPVPELTEAGVNVSFGTDGNTTNNTLDMFAEMKSLGLLQKSSRWDPVVCGAQQLLDFATINGAKAVGMADKIGSLEPGKYADLIILDGKAPNMRPLVPENMIANIVYSGNGLNTKTVFCQGDMVMQDGNILTLDKDDILSKSEDVWRQLCIR; encoded by the coding sequence ATGATAACAGCGATCCGTAACGCCTGGATTGTCACACAGAACGCATCCAGGGACATCATCCGCGGGGATGTGGTCATAGACGGCGAGAAGATCGTGTCCGTCGGCCCTGAGTACAAGGGCACCGCAGAACGCGAGATCGACGCCACCGGCGATATCGTCATGCCCGGTATGATCAACACCCACACCCATGTGGCCATGTCCGTGATGAAGGGCGTGGTGGACGATCTCACGTTCCCCGATTTCCTCGATAAGGTATTCAAGATCGATTCCGACCGTACAGATTACGATCTGGACATTGGTACGAAGGTCGGGTGCATGGAGATGATCCGCAGCGGTACGACGACCTTCATGGATCTCTACTACTCGGAGGATGTGATCGCAAAGGCAACCCAACAGGCCGGGATAAGGGGAGTGCTTTGCTGGTGCTGTCTCGATGAGGATAAGACCACGCAGAAGGGCAATCCTGTCCAGAACTGCAAGAACTTCTATTCCAAGTTCAAGGGCGAGAGGAAGATCGTTCCCGGAGTAGGACTCCAAGGAGTCTATGTGTGCAACGAGGAGACCTGCGTAAGCGCGGCACAGTTCGCTGACGAGGTCAACGCTCCGTTGAACTTCCACCTTTCGGAGACGAGGGGGGAGGTGGCTGACCACAAAAAGAAGACAGGCATGAGGCCCGCCGAGTGGCTGTCGGAGATCGGCGCTCTGACTCCGCACATGGTCGCTGCACATTCTGCATGGTTGACCAAGAGAGAGGTCATGCTCATGGGCAAGGTAGGAATGTCTATCTCATCATGTCCTGTATCCAACATGAAGCTGGCTACCGGAGGCGTGGCCCCTGTGCCCGAGCTCACGGAGGCAGGAGTGAACGTATCATTCGGAACCGACGGGAACACCACAAACAACACCCTCGACATGTTCGCCGAGATGAAGTCCCTCGGACTGCTTCAGAAGTCCAGCAGATGGGACCCCGTTGTATGCGGAGCACAGCAGCTTCTTGATTTCGCTACCATAAACGGTGCGAAGGCCGTCGGTATGGCGGACAAGATCGGTTCGCTGGAGCCCGGCAAGTACGCCGACCTGATCATACTCGACGGAAAGGCACCAAACATGAGGCCTCTGGTCCCCGAGAACATGATCGCCAACATAGTCTACTCCGGAAACGGCCTCAACACCAAGACCGTGTTCTGTCAGGGAGACATGGTCATGCAGGACGGCAACATCCTGACTTTGGACAAGGATGACATCCTGTCCAAGTCGGAGGATGTCTGGAGACAGCTCTGCATCAGATGA
- a CDS encoding energy-coupling factor transporter transmembrane component T yields the protein MSEETQMDTLAYSSRMLNWSPLGKLLFVVAILVLNILTNSVLVTFITMGVGLALMAYSTNFKIPFIIFLAILEAFLILVIGAGVISVNGGYDDGSTVIWDTDFLWMHFHMTVNSFNKAWLILFRGTAGITVMLSFATSTPIPHMSLAMKQIHMPVELIEIVVLIYRYAFLLLERMEAMWAAASSRMGFNGARTSINTVAAIAVGIFIQSTNLSDKSQIALDCRNYRGYFPVFTEPAKMGIKWLVAIVVTAAGLYWFGIQTEDWISMAQLLLGVS from the coding sequence ATGTCAGAAGAAACACAGATGGACACATTGGCTTACAGTTCGAGGATGTTGAATTGGTCACCACTGGGCAAACTCCTGTTTGTCGTAGCAATATTGGTCCTGAACATTCTCACAAACTCTGTCCTCGTGACATTCATTACGATGGGGGTTGGACTGGCCCTCATGGCGTATTCTACGAATTTCAAGATTCCATTCATTATATTCCTGGCGATCCTGGAGGCTTTCCTGATCCTTGTTATCGGTGCAGGAGTCATCTCGGTCAACGGTGGCTACGATGACGGTTCAACCGTCATTTGGGACACCGACTTCCTGTGGATGCACTTCCACATGACCGTCAACAGTTTCAACAAAGCATGGCTGATCCTCTTCAGGGGAACTGCTGGAATCACAGTGATGCTCTCATTCGCAACATCCACACCCATTCCGCACATGTCCTTGGCGATGAAGCAGATCCACATGCCCGTCGAACTCATCGAGATCGTCGTGCTGATCTACCGTTACGCCTTCCTTCTCTTGGAGAGGATGGAGGCAATGTGGGCTGCCGCCAGCAGCAGGATGGGATTCAACGGTGCCCGCACCTCCATCAATACAGTGGCTGCGATCGCCGTGGGAATATTCATTCAATCCACTAACCTGTCCGACAAGTCGCAGATCGCACTGGACTGCAGGAACTATCGCGGTTATTTCCCTGTGTTCACGGAGCCTGCCAAGATGGGTATCAAGTGGCTTGTCGCGATTGTAGTCACCGCGGCAGGACTGTATTGGTTCGGCATTCAGACAGAGGATTGGATCAGTATGGCTCAGTTACTCCTGGGGGTGAGCTGA
- a CDS encoding alanine:cation symporter family protein, whose protein sequence is MISWAAATISLFLFFFAFTSLMGEYAMSEGNIRFVKDDHKVILVLRILAILTVFGASLIDMSMMDLISDTFNAAMAITNVFVLVLLSRTVLEVYHDYLDQKRRGIEEPVFHKSALSDSEGVTEWDD, encoded by the coding sequence ATGATATCTTGGGCAGCAGCTACGATAAGCCTGTTCCTGTTCTTCTTCGCGTTCACGAGCCTCATGGGAGAGTATGCGATGTCCGAGGGCAACATCAGGTTCGTGAAGGATGATCACAAAGTCATATTGGTCCTACGTATACTGGCAATCCTGACGGTGTTCGGCGCCAGCCTAATAGACATGTCCATGATGGACCTCATATCCGATACCTTCAATGCCGCCATGGCGATAACCAACGTGTTCGTGCTCGTCCTACTGTCGCGTACAGTTCTGGAGGTGTACCACGATTACTTGGATCAGAAACGGAGAGGTATCGAGGAACCCGTTTTCCACAAATCGGCTCTATCCGATTCTGAAGGTGTGACGGAGTGGGATGATTGA